One genomic window of Tetrapisispora phaffii CBS 4417 chromosome 13, complete genome includes the following:
- the SLX9 gene encoding Slx9p (similar to Saccharomyces cerevisiae SLX9 (YGR081C); ancestral locus Anc_3.409) — MVAKKRTTLRNKAASKKPNNSLNGSEAVFHQLSTPNSFPEDPKAFLHQLRETKKEKQMNKQDTFLTQIKERAAGNPDFAGISKSSIRRRKRNMKNDLKPKMNDLLLSLNKEAGLKEILENDHKTGSLEDEDMMVDTNVTKITKSTKYRHINNETSASVKIKKNQPSIRNQKGAKQLTKDESKRFVQVLNNNAFKADPFGSLKEIIKMQKF, encoded by the coding sequence ATGGTGGCCAAGAAGAGAACAACACTGAGAAATAAAGCTGCTTCTAAAAAACCGAATAATAGTCTAAATGGTTCAGAAGCGGTGTTTCACCAACTATCGACACCAAATTCCTTCCCAGAGGATCCAAAAGCATTTTTACATCAACTGAGAGAGACTAAGAAGGAAAAGCAAATGAATAAGCAAGATACCTTCTTGACTcaaattaaagaaagagCTGCTGGCAATCCTGATTTTGCAGGTATTTCGAAGTCTTCAATTAGACGTAGGAAAAGAAACATGAAAAATGACTTGAAACCAAAGATGAATGATCTGTTGTTGTCTTTGAACAAGGAAGCTGGTTTAAAAGAGATTTTAGAGAATGACCACAAAACTGGTAGCCTCGAGGATGAAGACATGATGGTAGATACTAATGTTAccaaaataacaaaatcaacaaaatatagacacataaataatgaaaccAGTGCTTCGgttaaaatcaaaaaaaatcaacCAAGCATAAGAAACCAGAAAGGTGCTAAACAATTAACTAAAGATGAATCTAAGAGATTTGTTCAAGTTCTTAACAATAATGCATTCAAAGCTGATCCATTTGGCTCGTTAAAAGAAATCATAAAGATGCAAAAATTTTAG
- the TOM20 gene encoding TOM complex receptor protein TOM20 (similar to Saccharomyces cerevisiae TOM20 (YGR082W); ancestral locus Anc_3.410) — MSQSSSFSRFVSIAGAVTALSITGYAIYFDYQRRNNLMFRKNLKKEHKKQMKAAKQQQEEDKQKKLKEVGDSLAKELATDPIPTAPAEREAAFATNVEMGERLASVPGKEMESACKFYKALSVYPSPADLLGIYQRSVPESIYELIVLMIAVYPPTNIASIINGIQPDSSSVSAAAAELEAMSQGIGIDE, encoded by the coding sequence ATGTCTCAATCTAGTTCGTTTTCTCGTTTCGTATCCATTGCAGGTGCTGTTACAGCCTTGTCTATTACTGGTTATGctatttattttgattatcaaagaagaaataactTGATGTTTAGGAAAAACCTAAAGAAAGAACACAAAAAACAGATGAAAGCTGCTaaacaacaacaagaagaagataaacagaagaaattgaaagaagTCGGTGATAGCTTAGCAAAAGAGTTGGCTACTGACCCTATTCCAACTGCTCCCGCTGAGAGGGAAGCCGCTTTCGCTACTAATGTTGAAATGGGTGAACGTTTAGCATCTGTCCCAGGTAAAGAAATGGAATCTGCttgtaaattttataaGGCTTTGAGTGTCTATCCAAGCCCAGCTGATCTATTGGGTATCTATCAAAGAAGTGTCCCAGAAAGTATCTACGAACTGATTGTGTTAATGATTGCAGTATACCCACCAACGAATATCGCTTCTATCATCAACGGTATCCAACCTGATTCATCTTCTGTTTCAGCTGCTGCCGCTGAATTAGAAGCCATGAGTCAAGGAATTGGTATTGACGAATAA
- the TPHA0M01710 gene encoding DUF4149 domain-containing protein (similar to Saccharomyces cerevisiae YPR098C; ancestral locus Anc_3.411), giving the protein MSFVKPASHLLLYSFAFGGATFYSYVASPLMFKTLEKDQFSKMQSKIFPGYFCMQTVTPVILGLTSPVALSKGSITCLLTAVASGLVNFVYLQPKSHKIKEERHALAARLEGKELMAFDEDLKKSFGRTHGISLLFNFTNNASMLVYGVYLAKNLLRYIPK; this is encoded by the exons ATGAGTTTTGTCAAACCAGCTTCACATTTATTGCTATATTCTTTTGC TTTTGGTGGAGCTACATTTTATTCCTATGTTGCCTCACCTCTAATGTTTAAAACATTGGAGAAAGATcaattttctaaaatgcaaagtaaaatatttccaGGTTATTTTTGCATGCAAACAGTGACACCTGTGATTTTAGGACTCACTTCCCCAGTTGCCCTTTCAAAAGGCTCCATTACTTGCTTATTAACCGCTGTTGCCTCTGGGTTAGTAAATTTCGTTTATTTACAACCAAAATCTCATAAAATCAAGGAAGAGAGACATGCTTTAGCAGCTAGACTGGAAGGAAAAGAACTGATGGCGTTCGATGAAGACTtgaaaaaatcatttgGTAGAACTCATGGGATTAGTTTactatttaattttaccAATAATGCTAGTATGCTAGTTTATGGGGTTTATTTAGCTAAAAACTTATTGAGATATATTCCAAAATAG